From the genome of uncultured Desulfovibrio sp.:
ATAAGCACTCTTTTGCAAAATGCCGATATTGCCATGTACCATGCCAAAGGGCAGGGTAAAAACACTTTCAGCTTCTTTAATGACGAGTTGCAGATCAAGGCGGCCATCCAGCTACAGATAGAGAGCGGCTTGCCGCGCGCCATTACAGAAAACGAGCTGGTTTTGCACTACCAGCCGCAGGTGGAACTGGATTCCGGTCGCATAATCGGGCTTGAAGCCCTTGTGCGCTGGCAGCATCCCAATGACGGGCTGCTGTTCCCCGGCAAGTTCATTCCCCAGGCGGAAAAAACACGCCTTATCGACAAACTGGGCGAATGGGTTGCCGACAGTGCCGCCGCGCAGATCGAGCAGTGGCGCGCCGCAGGGCTCAACCCGCCCAAGGTTTCCATTAATATTTCACCATCGCAGTTTTTGCGTGGCGCGGCCTTGCCCATGATTGAGCGTATTCTCAACAAATATTCCATTCCGCCGTATCTGCTCGCCATTGAGCTGACAGAAAGCGCCCTTATGACCGACCCCAAGGAGGCCCGCCGCGCTCTGGGCAGGTTCCGCGATATGGGGCTGGAAATTTCCATTGACGATTTTGGCACCGGCTTTTCTTCGCTGTCGTCCCTGCGCCACTACCCCATCAACCGGCTCAAGATAGATCAGTCTTTTGTGCGGGATCTGGACGAGGCCCCGGATGCCTGCGCCATCACGCAGACGGTCATTGATCTGGCAAAATATCTGGGCATAGCCTCCATTGCGGAAGGCATTGAAAACGAAGGGCAATTCACCAAGATCAAAATGATGGGCTGCAATATCGGGCAGGGATTCTTTTTCGCAAAAGCGCTTTCAGTGGAAGATCTGGAAAAAAGAGGATTCGTCAGCACCGGGCCTGCAATTATCACGCGCGACCAGTAGCCCCCTCCGCTCCGGCGGAGTGCACCACGGTATTCTTGCCCCTGGCCTTTGCGGCGTACAGGGCGGCATCTGCCGCGCGCAGCAGTTCACGCCTGTTTTTCTTTCCCGTGGGTTCCAGCACGGCAACTCCGGCGCTCACGGTAACAACATTGTCATGCCTGCCCGTGACATGCTCAATGCGCATCTGTGCAAAAGCCCGCACCACATCCTCCGCCAGCGCAAGCGCCTCTGTAGCTCCCATGCCAGGCAGAATCAGGGCAAACTCCTCCCCGCCATAACGGGCGGCGACATCCGTAGCGCGTCGGGCATGCGCTTGCAGAACCTGCGCCAGCTTGCGCAGGCATTCGTCGCCTTCCTGATGGCCGTACTGGTCATTGTAGTTCTTGAAGTCGTCAACATCCAGAATCACAATCGCCATGCCAAGCCGCCCACGCACGGCCCGCTTCCATTCGCTCTCATACGCGGCATCAAACTTGCGCCTGTTGGCAAGGCTGGTGAGGGCGTCAGTCTCCGACATATCCTGAAGTTCTTCGTTGGCGACCCGCAGTTCCGCCTCCATTCTGGCAAATGTCATGGCGATGATGCTGAAAGTCAAAATTGAGGCAATGAACATTGCCATGAGCAACATGGCCTTGGCCATGTCATCCGGCCCGGAGGGAAGGCACTGCACAGAGTTGAAGGCATTGTACGCGCGCAGCACAAACACTGCCCCAAGAACAGCAAACATCGCCGACAGCAGGGATTGCGTCGCATGCCGTTTCCAGCCCTTGACCACATACGGTTCAAAACCGATGCGGAGAAACATGAAAGCCATGCCAAGTGAAAAGACGGCAACTCTTGTGCACGTGTTGAAATCAACAAACATATAATAGGCGATTACGGCTGAAACCACCGCAAAAACACCGTAGTTTACTGCCATGCGACGCTTCGGCCTGACACCGCCATACAGCAACAGGCCACGGAACAGAAAAACCCCGGAGAGCAGCATCAGCACGCCGCCAGAATAGAGGGAAAGCAAAAAATCAAAGGGACGGAAATAGTTGAGAAACAGCCCTACAGACCAGGAAACCAGCCCGAGCGTCATACTCCCGAACCCAGGATAGGTTCGGCGGTACAGGTACGTATACACAAGCACGGAAGACAGCGAAAAATAGAGAGCCGCCACGAGAACTGCCATGGTGAAGGCATCAAAGTTGCTCAAAAGATCAATCATTGGCAACTATCCGTAACGGTTGGGAATAAACCAAAAATTTCAGAATGCCCCAGAAACATTGAGCAAGATTAGCATGTTGATGCATACCTGAAAAGGCGCAAATACTCCCCCGACCTGCCAGGGCAAGAGCACGCCTTTTGCGCCACCGCCCATTTCCGCCAGGTTGACCTGCGCAGTGCTTCACGCGTAAGGCCACGAGGTGGCTGCAACCTGCCGTGTTGCCAGTTGAATACGTTCCATCCCGGCCCTGATGCCGGATCAGCGAAGGCCTTATGGATATTCCTGTTCTTGTAGTTGTGATCGCATGGTTTGTGGGCGGTTTTGTTTCAGGTGCAAGCGGCATCGGCGGCGCCATGATCGCCCTGCCCCTTGCGGCCCTGTTTATTCCCATTCAGGTTGTCATCGCCCTGAGCTGCATACTTAATCTTGTTATGGACGGCATGATAGCCGCCATGCATTTTCGGTACTGCAAGGTTCGCGCGCTGTACCCCCTGTTTGCCGGGGCCATCCCCGGCTCCATCATCGGCCTTTTCATTCTCCAGATGGT
Proteins encoded in this window:
- a CDS encoding diguanylate cyclase encodes the protein MIDLLSNFDAFTMAVLVAALYFSLSSVLVYTYLYRRTYPGFGSMTLGLVSWSVGLFLNYFRPFDFLLSLYSGGVLMLLSGVFLFRGLLLYGGVRPKRRMAVNYGVFAVVSAVIAYYMFVDFNTCTRVAVFSLGMAFMFLRIGFEPYVVKGWKRHATQSLLSAMFAVLGAVFVLRAYNAFNSVQCLPSGPDDMAKAMLLMAMFIASILTFSIIAMTFARMEAELRVANEELQDMSETDALTSLANRRKFDAAYESEWKRAVRGRLGMAIVILDVDDFKNYNDQYGHQEGDECLRKLAQVLQAHARRATDVAARYGGEEFALILPGMGATEALALAEDVVRAFAQMRIEHVTGRHDNVVTVSAGVAVLEPTGKKNRRELLRAADAALYAAKARGKNTVVHSAGAEGATGRA